In the Desulfofalx alkaliphila DSM 12257 genome, GAGGAAGAACGGCTGTTAAGGGACAGCAACTTCCGTCAGGAGGTTGCAGAGGCCATTGCCCGCGGTATTAATGCTTATTTTCAAGGTAAATAGCGGCCATTGGTTGCATTGTAAAATGTGAACTTGAAGATCTACTGTGAGGGCTCAATTTATTTGAGCCCTTTTAACATACTAATAGGTATAAATGTTAGGATAAAAAGAAGGAACATTTTGCAAGCTAGAGAAAAGTTATAGTATGCTTAATCCATTTAAAGTATCACACTAATCTTTTAGTTACTGCATAGAGGAGGGGTTTAATGGGTGACAAAAAAATTACCCTTGTGCTAGGTGTTATCGGTGCAGATGTGCATGCGGTTGGCAACCGAATACTGCACTATGCCCTCACGGAAGCCGGATTTAATGTGATAAATATTGGGGTAATGGCTTCCCAGGAAGAATTTATCAATGCGGCCATAGAAACCAATGCCGATTGCATTATGGTATCATCACTGTACGGCCACGGTGAAATTGACTGCCGGGGTTTGAGGGAGAAGACCATAGAGGCCGGTTTAACCAATATTAAATTGTATGTTGGCGGTAACTTGGTGGTAGGCAAACAGAACTGGGAGGAAGTGGAGAAAAAGTTTTTGGACATGGGTTTTGATAGGGTATATCCTCCGGGTACCATGCCCCAGGAAGCCATTGATGACCTAAAGGAAGACTTTGGGCTGAAATAGGGGTGTGGTCACTATGAAATCAAATTTAGCTTTGCTCATAGACTTTGGCAGTACTTACACTAAAGTAAGTGCAGTGGATTTAGCCAAAGAAACTGTGGCTGCCTGTGCCGAAGCCCCCACAACGGTTGATACTGACATCATGCATGGGTTAAATGCTGCACTGGAAGAAATATACTCACAATTGGGTACCAAAGAGGCGGAGTTTACATATAAACTGGCCTGCAGCAGTGCAGCAGGGGGTTTGCGCATTGTGGCCATAGGTTTAATTAGGGACCTGACGGTGGAAGCGGCAAAGCAGGCGGCCCTGGGGGCCGGTGCCCGGGTGCTGGGTGTTTATGCCCATGAATTAACAATTCAAGAAATAAATGAAATAGAAGGGGCCAAGCCGGAAATTGTGCTGCTGGCGGGCGGCACCGACGGGGGCAATAAGGAAGTTATCCTGCACAACGCCCGCATGCTGGCCGAAAGTTTGATATCGGCCACCATTATTGTGGCCGGTAACAAGGTGGTGGCCGACGACGCCAGGCAAATACTGGTTAAAGCCGGCAAGGAAGTTTTGGTGACAGAAAACGTGCTGCCTGAGCTGGACAAGCTTAACGTTATACCGGCCCGGAGGCTGATTCGCCAGGTCTTTTTAGATAAAATAGTGGTGGCAAAGGGTTTAAACCGGGCAGAAAGCTTTGTTGAAAGGATACTGATGCCCACGCCTGCGGCAGTTTTAAACGCCGCTCACCTATTGGCCAAGGGTACAAAAGGTGAGCAGGGTTTAGGTGATATTTTGCTGCTGGATATAGGTGGGGCCACCACCGATGTGCATTCCCTGGCCCAGGGCTTGCCCACCAAGTCGGGGATAAGTTTGCGAGGATTACCTCAGCCCTATGCCAAGCGCACGGTGGAAGGCGATTTAGGCATGCGGGTGAGTGCCGCTGCCCTTTATGAGACTGTACCGCCGGGTACATTGGAAGGGTACAGCGGTGCTTCCGCAGAGCGGGTACAAAGGTACATTGAAGATATAAGCAAAGACTACAGAAAAATACCTCAGGATGAAGAAGAGATGCGCATTGAAACGGCAATGGCGGTACAATGTGCACAAGTTGCGGCATCTCGCCATGCCGGGACTTTGGAAGTGGTTTGGACTCCCTTTGGTGCCAGTTACGTGCAGCACGGAAAGGACCTAACAGAGACCCCTTATCTCATTGGTACCGGCGGGGTAATAGTTAACCACCCGCAGCCAAAGGAAATTTTACAGGGGGCCATATTTAAGGATGACGATGTAACGGTGCTAAAGCCTAAGGATCCCACACTGTTACTGGATGAGAAATATATACTTGCTGCCATGGGGCTGTTGGCAGAGGTAGAACCGGAGTTGGCCCTGCGCATAATGAAAAACCACTTAATAACGCTTTAAGGGAGAGGATTATGGTGAAACTGGCCAATAAAAAGATGGAATGGGATGAGTTTCTGCAAATCCGCCGGCAGGTGTTGGAGACCTGGTCCACCGGGCAGCAGGTGGACCTTGAAGAGGGGGTTCAATACCAACAGCAAATTCCCCATAATCGGCGCTTTGCTGAGTTGATGAAAACAGCGGAGGCAGAGGGGCAAACCTTGGCCCAACCCCGGGCAGGGGTAGCCTTGGTGCAAGAACATATTGAATTATTACAGTACTTGGAAAAAGAGGGGGAGGCCGATTGTCTACCCACCACCATAGATAGTTACACCCGGCAGAATCGTTACAATGAAGCCCAGGCGGGCATCGATGAAAGCCGCATTCAAGGTCGTTCAATGCTCAATGGTTTTCCGGCAGTAAACCATGGGGTGGCCCAATGCCGGCGGGTGGTTGAATCACTGAAGGTGCCGGTACAGGTGCGCCATGGTACCCCTGACGCCCGGCTTTTGGCGGAGATTACGCTGGCCGGAGGATTCACCAGTTTTGAAGGGGGCGGTATCTCCTATAATATTCCTTATGCTAAGGATGTTACCCTGGAACGTTCCATCACCCATTGGCAGTACGTGGACCGCTTGATAGGTTATTACCAGGAACAGGGTGTAACAATAAATAGAGAACCCTTTGGGCCGCTCACCGGCACACTGGTTCCCCCCAGTATATCCCACAGCATTGGAATTATTGAGGCCCTATTGGCCGCTGAGCAGGGGGTAAAAAGCATAACCCTGGGTTACGGGCAGTGCGGTAACCTGGTGCAGGACGTGGCCGCCATTAGCACTTTGAAGGAATTGGCCCAAGAATACTTAGAAAAGTTTGGTTATCACGATGTTCACATATCCACCGTTTTCCACCAATGGATGGGGGGCTTCCCCCAGGATGAGAGCAGTGCCTTTGGGGTAATTGGCTGGGGTGCCGCCACTGCAGCACTTGCCAAGGCTACCAAGGTAATAGTAAAGACCCCCCACGAGGCCATGGGTGTTCCCACCAAGGAAGCTAACGCCGCCGGCATTAAAGCCACTAAACAAATACTAAACATGCTGCGGGATCAAAGTTTGCCCCAGTGCGAAGAACTGAAAGCGGAAAAGGATATTATTGTTAAAGAAGTGCGCTGCATAATGGATAAGGTGATAGAGTTCGGGGAAGATGATGTGGCTTTAGGTGCAGTGCGGTGTTTTCAGGCCGGTATTTTAGATGTACCCTTTGCCCCCAGCAGGCAAAATCTGGGCAGGTTATTACCGGCCCGGGACAGCAACGGGGCCGTTCGCTTGCTGGACTTTGGCAACCTGCCTTTTACCAGGGAAATTGCGGATTTTCACCGGCAAAAGATTGAGGAACGGGGCCGGATAGAGGGCAGGCAGCCCAGTTTCCAAATGGTGATAGACGACATCTACGCCATCGGTAAGGGCATGCTGGTGGGAAAACCGAAGTAGGAAAGTTTAGTTTTAAACCGGATGGGTGGACGGTGGAGTCCACCCATACATTACATAGAAACCAGGTGAATATAGATGAAAATTGTACAGGTGTTGGCTTCTCCGGGATTGACCGGATTTTACTTTGACGATCAAAGGGCAATAAAAAGAGGAGTTACCACAGATGGATTTGCCCTTGTTGGGGAGCCTCAAACGGCGGGCTTCAGTGCGGTGCGCCAGCGGGGAGAATCCATTTCCATTATGCTGCTCTTGGAAGACGGCAGTGTTGCCTACGGTGACTGTGCTGCGGTGCAGTACTCCGGTGCAGCCGGAAGAGACCCGCTGTTTTTGGCGAGGGACTTTATACCGGTGATAGAAGAGCAATTGGCGCCCCGGCTGGTGGGCAGGGATGTAAGAGAATTTAAAAGTCTGGCCGAAGAATTTGATCAGATGCGGCAGCCAGACGGAAGAAAATTTCACACTGCCATTCGCTACGGGTTAACCCAGGCCCTGCTGGATGCGGTGGCCAAAAACAAAAAAATTACCATGGCAGAGGTGGTGGCCCAGGAGTATAAGGCCCCCCTGTCTTCACAACCGATACCTATCTTTACCCAGACGGGGGACGATAGATATGATAATGCAGACAAGGCAATTATTAAAAGGGCAGACGTATTGCCCCACGGGCTTATTAATAATTTAGAAACAAAACTGGGCCGTGACGGCGGTAAACTGTTGGAATACGTAAGCTGGCTGAAGGGCCGGGTGCAAAGGCTGGGGGACGGCAATTATCGCCCGGTTATTCACATCGATGTTTACGGAACCATCGGTCAACTCTTTAATGACCGCATCGAGCCCATGGCCGATTATTTAGGGAAATTAGAGCAGGCAGCTGCCCCCTTTGAACTGCGCATTGAAGGCCCCATTGACGTCGGCAGTAAGGAAGGACAGATAGATGCGCTGGCCCGGCTGTGCCGAAGCTTAAAGGCCAAGGGCATTAAGGTGGCAGTGGTGGCAGACGAGTGGTGCAACACCCTGGATGACATCCGCCGGTTTGTGGATGCCGGAAGCGGAGACATGGTACAGATTAAAACACCTGACTTAGGGGGTATAAATAATACCATTGAGGCGGTACTCTATGCAAAGGAAAAGGGAGTGGGCGCCTACCAGGGAGGTACCTGCAACGAGACCGAGCGTTCAGCCCAGGTGTGTGTGCATGTGGCCATGGCCACCCGCCCCGAACAGATTTTAGCAAAACCGGGCATGTCGGTGGACGATGCAATGATGGTAGTTTATAACGAAATGAGCCGCCTGCAAGTACTGTTGCAGGCCAAAGGTGTGTAGCAGCCATGGAAAAAATCGGTTTAACAACCACCATACCGGTGGAGGTTATTTACGCCGCCGGCATGGTGCCGGTGGATTTAAACAATGTTTTTATCAATCACCACAACCCCCAGGGCTTGGTGGAAGAGGCAGAATTGGCCGGCTATCCCCGCAACATTTGCAGTTGGATCAAGGGGATGTATTCCACTGTGATGCAAAATGACGATATTGGCACCGTTATCGCGGTGAC is a window encoding:
- the glmS gene encoding methylaspartate mutase subunit S — protein: MGDKKITLVLGVIGADVHAVGNRILHYALTEAGFNVINIGVMASQEEFINAAIETNADCIMVSSLYGHGEIDCRGLREKTIEAGLTNIKLYVGGNLVVGKQNWEEVEKKFLDMGFDRVYPPGTMPQEAIDDLKEDFGLK
- the glmL gene encoding methylaspartate mutase accessory protein GlmL, giving the protein MKSNLALLIDFGSTYTKVSAVDLAKETVAACAEAPTTVDTDIMHGLNAALEEIYSQLGTKEAEFTYKLACSSAAGGLRIVAIGLIRDLTVEAAKQAALGAGARVLGVYAHELTIQEINEIEGAKPEIVLLAGGTDGGNKEVILHNARMLAESLISATIIVAGNKVVADDARQILVKAGKEVLVTENVLPELDKLNVIPARRLIRQVFLDKIVVAKGLNRAESFVERILMPTPAAVLNAAHLLAKGTKGEQGLGDILLLDIGGATTDVHSLAQGLPTKSGISLRGLPQPYAKRTVEGDLGMRVSAAALYETVPPGTLEGYSGASAERVQRYIEDISKDYRKIPQDEEEMRIETAMAVQCAQVAASRHAGTLEVVWTPFGASYVQHGKDLTETPYLIGTGGVIVNHPQPKEILQGAIFKDDDVTVLKPKDPTLLLDEKYILAAMGLLAEVEPELALRIMKNHLITL
- a CDS encoding methylaspartate mutase subunit E; the encoded protein is MKLANKKMEWDEFLQIRRQVLETWSTGQQVDLEEGVQYQQQIPHNRRFAELMKTAEAEGQTLAQPRAGVALVQEHIELLQYLEKEGEADCLPTTIDSYTRQNRYNEAQAGIDESRIQGRSMLNGFPAVNHGVAQCRRVVESLKVPVQVRHGTPDARLLAEITLAGGFTSFEGGGISYNIPYAKDVTLERSITHWQYVDRLIGYYQEQGVTINREPFGPLTGTLVPPSISHSIGIIEALLAAEQGVKSITLGYGQCGNLVQDVAAISTLKELAQEYLEKFGYHDVHISTVFHQWMGGFPQDESSAFGVIGWGAATAALAKATKVIVKTPHEAMGVPTKEANAAGIKATKQILNMLRDQSLPQCEELKAEKDIIVKEVRCIMDKVIEFGEDDVALGAVRCFQAGILDVPFAPSRQNLGRLLPARDSNGAVRLLDFGNLPFTREIADFHRQKIEERGRIEGRQPSFQMVIDDIYAIGKGMLVGKPK
- a CDS encoding methylaspartate ammonia-lyase, with the protein product MKIVQVLASPGLTGFYFDDQRAIKRGVTTDGFALVGEPQTAGFSAVRQRGESISIMLLLEDGSVAYGDCAAVQYSGAAGRDPLFLARDFIPVIEEQLAPRLVGRDVREFKSLAEEFDQMRQPDGRKFHTAIRYGLTQALLDAVAKNKKITMAEVVAQEYKAPLSSQPIPIFTQTGDDRYDNADKAIIKRADVLPHGLINNLETKLGRDGGKLLEYVSWLKGRVQRLGDGNYRPVIHIDVYGTIGQLFNDRIEPMADYLGKLEQAAAPFELRIEGPIDVGSKEGQIDALARLCRSLKAKGIKVAVVADEWCNTLDDIRRFVDAGSGDMVQIKTPDLGGINNTIEAVLYAKEKGVGAYQGGTCNETERSAQVCVHVAMATRPEQILAKPGMSVDDAMMVVYNEMSRLQVLLQAKGV